From Cronobacter turicensis z3032, the proteins below share one genomic window:
- the mrp gene encoding Protein mrp: MNSQSQAKSPEALRALVAGTLANFQHPTLKHNLTALKALHHVAWLDDTIHVELLMPFAWRSGFEELKEQVSAELLHLTGASAIDWKLSHSIATLKRVKNQPGVNGVKNIIAISSGKGGVGKSSTAVNLALALAAEGAKVGILDADIYGPSVPTMLGAEGERPTSPDGTHMAPIMSHGLATNSIGYLVTDDNAMVWRGPMASKALLQLLQETMWPDLDYLVLDMPPGTGDIQLTLAQNIPVTGAVVVTTPQDIALIDAKKGIVMFEKVEVPVLGIVENMSMHICSNCGHHEPIFGTGGAQKLAETYRTQLLGQMPLHITLREDLDRGQPTVVSRPESEFTTIYRQLAGRVAAQLYWEGEVIPGDIAFRAV; this comes from the coding sequence ATGAATTCGCAATCCCAGGCCAAATCCCCCGAGGCGCTGCGTGCGCTGGTCGCCGGGACGTTAGCCAATTTCCAGCACCCCACCCTGAAGCACAACCTCACGGCGCTGAAAGCGCTGCATCATGTCGCCTGGCTTGATGACACCATCCATGTCGAACTGCTGATGCCGTTCGCCTGGCGCAGCGGTTTTGAGGAGCTGAAAGAGCAGGTGAGCGCCGAGCTGCTGCATTTAACCGGCGCGAGCGCGATCGACTGGAAGCTGTCCCACAGCATCGCCACCTTAAAACGCGTGAAAAACCAGCCGGGCGTGAACGGTGTGAAAAACATCATCGCGATCAGCTCCGGCAAGGGCGGGGTAGGGAAATCCTCTACTGCCGTCAACCTGGCGCTGGCGCTGGCGGCGGAAGGCGCCAAAGTGGGCATTCTGGATGCCGATATCTACGGCCCGTCGGTGCCGACGATGCTGGGCGCGGAAGGCGAACGCCCGACCTCGCCGGACGGCACGCACATGGCGCCGATTATGTCTCACGGTCTTGCCACCAACTCCATCGGTTACCTGGTGACCGACGATAACGCCATGGTGTGGCGTGGTCCGATGGCGAGCAAAGCGTTGCTGCAACTGCTGCAGGAAACCATGTGGCCGGATCTCGACTATCTGGTGCTGGATATGCCGCCGGGTACCGGCGACATTCAGCTGACGCTTGCCCAGAACATCCCGGTGACCGGCGCGGTGGTGGTGACCACGCCGCAGGACATCGCGCTTATCGACGCCAAAAAAGGCATCGTGATGTTTGAAAAAGTGGAAGTGCCGGTGCTTGGCATCGTTGAGAACATGAGTATGCATATTTGCAGCAACTGCGGTCATCACGAGCCGATTTTCGGCACCGGCGGCGCGCAGAAGCTGGCGGAAACCTACCGTACCCAGTTGCTGGGACAGATGCCGCTGCATATTACGCTGCGTGAAGATCTCGACCGCGGCCAGCCGACCGTGGTCTCCCGCCCGGAGAGCGAGTTCACCACCATTTACCGCCAGCTGGCGGGCCGTGTGGCGGCGCAGCTCTACTGGGAAGGCGAAGTGATCCCGGGCGATATCGCGTTTCGCGCGGTGTGA